The following nucleotide sequence is from Zea mays cultivar B73 chromosome 1, Zm-B73-REFERENCE-NAM-5.0, whole genome shotgun sequence.
aagaataactagTTTTGAAAGATAAATGTATTAAATGATGGATTTAATCTTATTATAGGATTATGTGTGAGGTATGGATTTATCTAACAGACCGAGATAAAATCTACGGCCTTAGGTCACACGAGGTCCACGTGTCCGCCGCATGAGGCTATCCGCACTCACACTACTCTAAATCCGTACTCTAAAAAGAATATTCTATCCTCGTCAGCAAAACTATCTACTCTATACCACAATCATCTGCGATCATATTTACTCTATATTTTAATTCTATACTAAATACCATATATTATATTATTTTTTCTACTTCACTTGCTTCGCTGTACGCACTTCACTTGCTCATCTGTGCATGCGTGGAGCACTCCGGCAGCGGTGACAGTGTGCAGTCCACGCCATATTTGAGGTAGGAGGCTGCCTCGGTGACAGTGCAGTCGGGTTTGTAGTCGTCCGCTGCAGCGTCGCGATGACTCTAAAGGCTTTACAGTCCGACGACTGCGGATAGCCTGACAACCGCGAGCCACTGCACCCATCCACTCGTACGCCGCGGTGCGCCGCAGCCCGCAGCCCGCAGCCCGCAGCCCGCAGCCCGCGACTCCAGGCATCCACAAAAAACCATCTCCCCCGCGGCCCCGGCACCGCACGCTCCCGACCCGGCGAGTCCCACTCCCACCTAAGCTGAGCGGCCATGGCGCGGCACCTCGCGCCTTCGTCTGGAAGCCTCCACCGTCTCCTCGCGTCCTGCCACTACCCGCCCACCTCCCAGGCGCCGCCTCCCCGTCCGCTCCTCCTCCCGAAGACCCGATCGGCGGCTATGCAGCTCCCGCGACGCGGGCGGCGCGACGTCGTCGCCGCTGCAGCTGCCTCCGCACCGTCCCCCTCTTCTCCGGGTACCGAGGTGGCAGTCTGGGGTAAGGTCTCCGCCGTGCTCTTCGATATGGATGGCGTTCTCTGCAACAGCGAGGAGCCCTCGCGACAGGCCGGCGTCGACGTCTTCGCTGAGATGGGAGTCGAGGTCGCCGTGGATGACTTTGTCCCCTTCATGGGCACTGGTAATTAACTATCTGAGGTCCTAGTTAGTGGTCAGCTGCCATTCGTGTTCTTGCATTGTTTGATCAAATTTTTAGAAGTTCAACTCCTCGAAAAGCCAGATATGCAGTTATAGGTTGGAGGTCAGAGGGAGTAATCCAGTATCCACGCCACTTGCGACAGTAGCATCCTATGCCACTTAACTTCTGTGCTATAGGCTGTTTGACTTGGTAATTGTATGTTCCTGCCCAGTACTATCGTGATCCAACGGTAACTACAGTGGTTGCTAGTTCGATATGCCCTTGCCAAATATTGAAATGCAGATTGGTGTATGAGAATGCTTGTTACGGCTCACCATGTTCCTGGGACCATGGCCACATGCTTGCATCACAACAATTGTGACATCATGTTGTATCCTATGAACTTCTGGCCTCCCAAGTTCATTAAGTTTTATAATTTGGATATTGCTGATGCccatcattgcctccgatccgttacAGTAGTGGTTGTTAGTTTGCTATGCAAGTGTTGAAAATAGTCATCAACTGCATTTGTTCTACATGCTATCAAGCATTTATCTGCCTATCTTTTCATATAGGATGACAGACCCCACCAGAAAATGATTCCCGTCATTTGCTCATTGTGTTATTACACGGTCCAAAAATACAAAAAAAGTCATGCTATCTTTCAGAAATTTATTGTAGTTTCCTCTCAATGTTTAGGTGAGGCCAATTTCCTTGGAGGTGTCGCAAGAGCTAAAGGAGTGAAAGATTTCAATCCTGAAAGTGCCAAGAAGAGATTTTTTGAGATATATCTTGACAAGGTTAGATTACTAAGGCAACAGCTTGTATCAGTTGTTGATTAGAATAtgatgacatcatggtcaagagCTCTGTTTCGATCTGTAGTACGCAAAGCCAAATTCTGGCATCGGATTCCCTGGGGCTCTGGAGCTCATCTTGGAGGTATGTGCACCGAAATTTGTTTAAATAGATTTGAACCTATTAACGTTAAAATGCACTATGTGCTTTGTCTACACAGTGCAAAAATTCTGGTCTTAAGGTTGCCGTTGCATCCAGTGCCGACAGGATTAAGGTGGATGCCAATCTGGCTGCTGCTGGTTTGTCCGTGTTTCTGTAAGTGTTTGATTCTAAATTGAATCCCAATTGCCCACTTTCCAAAATTAACCTTTTTTTATCCCTCCCACAATTTATATCTGATATCACTTCAATATGAAAACTTGAAAAGGCAACGCAATTAATAAGCATAATAGGGAAGATGATTGGAAAAGTGCCACAAAAGTGTAGGATGACTTACATTAGTTATAGAGTGGGGTGGCTACTATGACTTACTGATATCGCTAGATTGGTGGCTGGGTTAGGGAGTCGTAGAGGCAAAGATAGACTTGATTTGCTCTCCGAAGAGGTTCTGTGGTATTAGGTTTATTTCTGCTTAAAATCCAGATGAATCTGCCCTACTCTCTTTTATAGGGTTGGCCCTAACAACTTTGCTAAACAAATTGCTCTTCTTTCAAATAAACTAATGTAATTTAAGCAACTAACTCAAACAAACCTGAACAAACTCTCAACTATGATAATCTTAACCACTAGTGGACCTGTTGCTGCTTCTTGTGAAGTATGTAGGTCTTGACAATGAATGCGCCCACAACACTTACATTTTGGATCTGAAAGTATGCATTATAGATCTCTCCTATGCTTCTCTAATTCACTTGAGTCACATAGCCTAATTATATCTTCTCATATGGTTTAAACTGACCATAAGAACTAAGAAGTATCTATGTTAGTTTCTTTTGTCAGACAAACCCAAAACCCTCGTAAAGTTAGCAATGAACTAAAACTTTTATTGCTATTATGACATGTGTATGCTTCTAGTAGATTTAAGTTGAACTAGGACAGAGTTTCAAAATATCACCCCTAAGATTATATGTAAAATTACGTTTGCACTCATTTTAATTTTCCGACCACTTATCATTTGGTCCAATGAACCCCTTTTGGATTTCAGATTTGATGCTATTGTTTCTGCTGATGCGTTTGAAAAATTGAAGCCCGCTCCGGATATATTCCTGGCAGCATCAAAGAGCTTAGGTGTCGACACAAATGAGGTAATTTATCTTGCAAACCAGAATGGATAGTCAAGGGTGACTTGACTTCTTTATGAAAACAAGCCTGGACATGTAGAATGTAGCAGCGCAAAGGACTGCATGTGTTCTGTTGTTATGAGCAAATGGCTTTGGTTAATCTTTAACTATGTTGGTTTGATTCTTAAGGCTACAAACATGTGGGTTTCTAAGGTATGATGACATACACAAAATTATTGTGTGGGGGTATGTGTTAGATTAGATACACCTTAGATAAGCTAACAACAGGAGATGGCCTAATTTAGGACTAACCTTTTCTCCTACCCAATTTAGCCAAGTGGCAGTTGTTTATAGCTTCCACATGATTTatactcactagtcactaggagcAAATGCAGTTTGCTactatgaaaagggtccttatgaATTAGATAGAGTTCTTGTGTATGAAAAAAATCCATCTAGTTAAGAGCAAATGCAGTTTGTTGGCGATGGAGGTATACCTTGGTTGGCTTATATAAGCTACCTTTGGATGTTGGTGCATCTCCTAGAGTTTCCAAAATTTAGTTACCCAAATCCATGAGTTTTCCAAGTCGCCAAAAAT
It contains:
- the LOC118471883 gene encoding protein SUPPRESSOR OF QUENCHING 1, chloroplastic-like isoform X1; its protein translation is MARHLAPSSGSLHRLLASCHYPPTSQAPPPRPLLLPKTRSAAMQLPRRGRRDVVAAAAASAPSPSSPGTEVAVWGKVSAVLFDMDGVLCNSEEPSRQAGVDVFAEMGVEVAVDDFVPFMGTGEANFLGGVARAKGVKDFNPESAKKRFFEIYLDKYAKPNSGIGFPGALELILECKNSGLKVAVASSADRIKVDANLAAAGLSVFLFDAIVSADAFEKLKPAPDIFLAASKSLGVDTNECIVIEDALAGVQAANAAEMRCIAVTTTLEEIALRQGSPSFIRKNIGDISINDILYGGSNARHNEGAGSTENSSSVGNALSESLNGATAAGHSDTKGFPISKNKGLLGSRREILRYGSLGIALSCLFVAVRNWKAMQFASPKGLLNFLMGGNSSVFARNEGESLSSRVQQIKKYLAEFESGGSATYVPEFPRKLDWLNTAPLQFGRVI